The Streptomyces sp. NBC_01142 genome has a window encoding:
- a CDS encoding TIGR02678 family protein, with protein sequence MNSTPLAEVLDGQHAADLRKAARALLRQPLLLAHGRYADEFRLVRRHASELREWFDRNTGWSLQTDAEAARLRKIPGVLSDSTHPAREATRAAAPFTRRRYVLLCLALAALERGEAQIALGRLADQVVLDAADPHLARVGIQFTLDRRDERLDLAAVVRLLLSLGVLRRVAGDEEAYVSGAGDVLYDVERRVLAGLLAARRGPSTVHAETLADRLAELVAETALDSDELRFRAMRRSLTRRLLDDPVLYYDELTDAELGYLTRQRGFLTARITELTGLVPEVRAEGIAMVDPDDDLTDVRMPEQGTHGHVTLLLAEHLAAAGGPVATDQLALRVRELAAEHGGFWAKSAREPGMEAELAEQAVARLAALGLVSRTAHGVAPRPALARYAVGETVVLEPGTARMPAQRKASKP encoded by the coding sequence GTGAACAGCACTCCGCTCGCCGAGGTGCTCGACGGCCAGCACGCAGCCGACCTCCGCAAGGCGGCTCGCGCCCTGCTCAGGCAGCCTCTCCTGCTCGCCCACGGCCGGTACGCCGACGAGTTCCGCCTCGTCCGCCGGCACGCCTCCGAACTGCGCGAATGGTTCGACCGCAATACCGGCTGGTCACTTCAGACGGATGCCGAGGCCGCTCGCCTGCGGAAGATACCCGGCGTCCTCAGCGACTCCACGCACCCCGCGCGCGAGGCGACCCGCGCAGCCGCCCCGTTCACGCGGCGCCGCTACGTCCTGCTCTGCCTCGCCCTCGCCGCCCTCGAACGCGGCGAGGCCCAGATCGCGCTCGGCCGCCTTGCTGATCAGGTCGTCCTCGACGCCGCCGACCCTCACCTCGCCCGGGTGGGTATCCAGTTCACGCTGGACCGCCGCGACGAGCGCCTCGACCTCGCTGCCGTGGTACGGCTCCTGCTCAGCCTCGGTGTGCTGCGGCGCGTCGCCGGCGACGAGGAGGCGTACGTCAGCGGAGCCGGCGATGTCCTGTACGACGTGGAACGGCGAGTGTTGGCCGGGCTGCTCGCCGCACGCCGCGGCCCCTCCACCGTGCACGCCGAGACTCTCGCGGACCGCCTCGCCGAACTCGTCGCCGAGACCGCTCTGGACAGCGACGAACTGCGCTTCCGCGCGATGCGGCGCTCGCTGACCCGCAGGCTCCTGGACGACCCGGTCCTGTACTACGACGAGCTGACCGACGCCGAGCTCGGCTACCTCACCCGGCAGCGAGGATTCCTCACCGCCCGCATCACCGAGCTGACCGGACTGGTCCCCGAGGTGCGGGCCGAAGGCATCGCGATGGTCGACCCGGACGACGACCTCACCGACGTCCGGATGCCCGAGCAGGGAACCCACGGTCACGTCACGCTGTTGCTCGCCGAGCACCTGGCCGCGGCGGGAGGCCCTGTCGCCACCGACCAGCTGGCGCTCAGAGTCCGGGAACTCGCCGCCGAGCACGGCGGGTTCTGGGCCAAGTCCGCGCGGGAGCCCGGCATGGAAGCCGAACTCGCAGAACAGGCCGTCGCCCGGCTCGCCGCCCTCGGGCTGGTCTCCCGTACGGCTCATGGCGTGGCGCCGCGCCCGGCCCTCGCCCGGTACGCGGTCGGCGAGACCGTCGTACTCGAACCCGGCACCGCACGTATGCCCGCGCAGCGAAAGGCCAGCAAGCCATGA
- a CDS encoding TIGR02677 family protein produces the protein MTVTTTAPEPRPDGYSPFAHLTVQNTAFYRQVIRVFVIAKERFAVHLRPEDVHADLPTEARPAELDVVVKALDSLVGWGNLRADPDTARVTAVEDFYRKRFIYQLTRAGEAAEEALGVYDEALGRRGALQAVALHDIVTQLRALLVLAAEEQPDQAKTHLALDALASRFAALADNARAFMGSLQRTIDLHDVEEEVFLAYKDRLIQYLERFIQDLITLGGRIARLILELEDAGSIEPLLRAAAAREAVDASPEEAEHAEREAYDRWAGRWAGLAAWFISREGRESQARLLRGRALGAIPQLLAVVRSLNERRAGRSDRSADFRTLARWFAEALDDDARHRLWRTAFGLYPARHLTVDADTLAARAAMPVPAATPWAEAEPLRISPQLRRTGSYERRGKPRKVEDREESRRRLAEVAAKQAAETAAARARLVTDGITRLSGLGELDPASFGLFLQLLGDALATWRPGMRHTVATSNDGSMEIRLSALADGGTADIRTAGGVFRGPDHLIEIIDLTDGGDDR, from the coding sequence ATGACCGTCACCACCACCGCCCCGGAACCACGACCGGACGGCTACAGCCCCTTCGCCCACCTCACCGTCCAGAACACGGCTTTCTACCGTCAGGTGATCCGGGTATTCGTCATCGCCAAAGAGCGGTTCGCGGTACATCTGCGTCCCGAGGACGTGCATGCCGACCTGCCGACCGAGGCGCGACCCGCTGAGCTGGACGTTGTGGTCAAAGCGCTGGACAGCCTCGTCGGCTGGGGCAATCTCCGCGCAGACCCCGACACCGCGCGTGTCACCGCCGTTGAGGACTTCTACCGGAAGCGGTTCATCTATCAGCTCACCCGGGCCGGAGAAGCGGCCGAGGAGGCGCTGGGCGTGTACGACGAGGCGCTCGGGCGCCGTGGAGCGCTGCAGGCCGTCGCCCTGCACGACATCGTCACCCAGTTGAGGGCCCTCCTCGTGTTGGCAGCCGAGGAACAGCCGGATCAGGCCAAAACGCACCTGGCGCTTGACGCGCTGGCGAGTCGGTTCGCCGCTCTTGCCGACAACGCCCGCGCCTTCATGGGGTCCTTGCAGCGGACCATCGACCTCCACGACGTGGAAGAGGAAGTCTTCCTCGCTTACAAGGACCGGCTCATCCAGTACCTGGAGCGATTCATCCAGGACCTGATCACCCTTGGCGGGCGGATCGCCCGCTTGATCCTGGAACTGGAAGACGCCGGGAGTATCGAGCCGCTACTGCGGGCGGCCGCAGCCCGTGAGGCCGTCGACGCCTCGCCGGAGGAGGCGGAGCACGCCGAGCGGGAGGCGTACGACCGCTGGGCCGGGCGCTGGGCCGGGCTCGCAGCGTGGTTCATCAGCCGGGAGGGGCGCGAGTCGCAGGCCAGGCTGCTGCGCGGCCGGGCCCTCGGCGCGATTCCTCAGCTCCTGGCCGTCGTACGGTCGCTGAACGAGCGCAGGGCCGGGCGCTCCGACCGGTCCGCCGACTTCCGTACCCTCGCACGCTGGTTCGCCGAGGCCCTGGACGACGACGCTCGGCACCGGCTGTGGCGCACCGCCTTCGGGCTGTACCCCGCCCGACATCTCACAGTCGACGCCGACACCCTCGCCGCCCGCGCAGCGATGCCGGTTCCCGCCGCCACTCCGTGGGCCGAGGCCGAGCCACTGCGGATCAGTCCCCAACTGCGCCGCACCGGCAGCTACGAGCGGCGCGGCAAGCCTCGCAAGGTCGAGGACCGGGAGGAGTCGCGCCGCAGACTCGCCGAGGTCGCCGCCAAGCAGGCTGCCGAGACCGCGGCGGCACGCGCTCGGCTCGTCACCGACGGAATCACCCGGCTCTCCGGACTCGGTGAACTCGACCCCGCGTCTTTCGGGCTCTTCCTCCAGCTGCTCGGCGACGCGCTGGCCACCTGGCGGCCCGGTATGCGCCACACCGTGGCCACCAGTAACGACGGCTCCATGGAGATCCGGCTCAGCGCGCTCGCCGACGGCGGAACGGCAGACATCCGGACGGCTGGAGGCGTCTTCCGCGGTCCCGACCACCTCATCGAGATCATCGACCTGACGGACGGAGGCGACGACCGGTGA